AAGCGTGGGAGTATGAAGCTGCCTTTGGACCGAATACGGCAGGCGTCCTCTATGTATATAGTCCGACCTCCAGACCTCCGCTCGAAGAGGTTGTTGATGTTGCACATCGGCATCAACTGCCTGTATTGGTAGATGCAGCGGGTGAACTTCCGCCGCGTAGCAACCTCAAGTCGATTGCGGCGACGGGGGCAGATTTGGTAGCGTTCAGCGGCGGCAAGTCCATTCGGGGTCCCCAGTCAACAGGGATTCTCTGCGGCCGGCGCGATCTCATTGGACCTGCCATTGTACAACTGTTGGATATGGACGACCATCTAGAACTCTGGAATCCACCGGCATCGCTCATTGACAAGGCAAAACTCCGTGGCATCCCACGACACGGTATAGGGCGCGGCTTTAAGGTGTCAAAGGAGGAAATTATCGCCCTGCTTGTGGCGTTGCAGCTTTTCACCTCTGGCGCTTACGATGAAGAAGTCCCCAAGGCACATGCACGCCTCAACCGGATCGTGGAAAAGTTAAACGGTTCGCCCGCGGAATGCAGCCTCCGTGATAAAAAAGATGGTGAAAGTCTCCCACTGCTGGAAATCACGATTGATGAAGTGGCTGTTGGTCGAGAGGCGATGGAGATCTGCCAAAGTCTCCGGAGCGGTGTCCCACCGATTTATGTCAGCCACGGTAGTCTCCGAGAAGGGAAATTGCTGATTAATCCATTGCACTTGAACGACACCAACACCGAAACGCTTGCCGAGAGGATTCGCCAAGAATTAAATCCTTAAAATTAGGGCAGAAACCGAGTTATTGGCACGTACGAGCGGGGCAAGATGCCCCGCCTACAGTTTTATGAAGTAAGATAAATTATGCCACGAAAAAACAAGATTCTCAACATCGGTGATAAGGCGCCGCTATTCACATTGATCTCTGTTCAGCGTGAGACCGTGAGTCTTGAGTCGTATCTCGGTCAACAGCCTGTCATCCTCGCCTTCTTTCGCGGAACGTGGTGACCGAACAGCCGTCGCCAGTTAGGAGACCTACAGCGCAACAGTAGTGAATACACAGACTTGGGGGCTGCGGTGCTTAGCATTGTTGGTCAATGGCCCCGTGAGGTGCGTCGATATGCCGAAACGCATGACATCACCTTTCCGCTGCTCACGGATAAAGAGCGAGAGGTGATTAAAAGCTATGGGGTGTACCACTGGCTAGGCCTTGATGCGTATAATATCGCTCGCCCTGCGACATTCGTGATTGATAAGGATTTAATTATCCGGTTCATGTATATTGGCTCACATCAGTTTGATCTCGCTAAACATGAGGATATCGTCGCAGCCTTGAAAGCACTTTAAGATAATCACAACTATAGTAGACGTTAGAATTAGTTAGACACTCCGAATACACAGCCAACCCCCTAAATCCCCCTTATCAGGGGGACTTTGAAAATTTCGCGCAGGTTGGAGTTGTCCGTTCCAAGACCAGGATTGGTACATGTCTACTTATTTTTAGAATTCACGATAAAAAGAGGACTCAGATGATTTTAACGGGACACAGGGGCGCAGCAAAACTTGAACCAGAAAATACACTGTTATCCATGCAGAAGGCGATAGATCTCGGTGTTGATCAGATAGAGATTGATGTGCATCTCACAAGCGATCAACACTTGGTGGTCATCCATGACACCACTGTGGATCGGACAACCGATGGACAGGGGGCAATCGCCGATTTTACGTTAGCAGAAGTGAAACAGTTGGACGCCGGCAAAGGGGAGCGTATCCCCACGCTACAGGAGGTGATGGATCTGGTGCGTGGGAAGGTGATTCTCCAGATTGAGCTGAAAGGTCCCGACACCGCTGGGCCGGTTATCCAAGCAGTCATACAGAACGACATGGAAAACGCGGTGCTTCTGACTTCGTTTATCCATGAACGGCTACGCGAAGCGCGTCAGCTTAATCCGAATTTGAGGCTAGGCGCATTGTGGGCGGATCCACCTCCCGATGCGTGTGAACAGGCAATTGATATGGGTGCGGAAGCGATACATATCCAACATCTGAACATTGACCCTCCGCTTGTTCAGCAAGCACATGCACACGGTCTCAAGATTCGTGCGTGGAATCCTGACACGGTTGAGGAGATACAGCGTGTTATCGATCTGGGGGTTGACGCCATTGGATCGAATCGTCCGGATCTGTTAATTGCGGTTGGACGCTCGTGATTCTAGCTGCTCAATACAAGAAAACTGAATACCCAAGTGTGTCAAAGGTCAACGTAGGAGGTATGTAACAAAGTTTTAACTCGGTCCCACTGTCCTAGCGACGAAGCACGCATAGCCATGAGTGTGGGAATTAGGCTAAGGTGCTCATCAGGTAATTCGCAAATTTCCCGATACCCGTGCAAAAGAGCGTTGCACCGTTGTTGAAAACCGGGCCTTTCCCAAGGTCCCGCTAATATAACCGCCAGATCGTAAAGATAGTATCCAAACCCACAGTCATCAAAATCAATAGGCAAAACTGCCTCAGTCGTGAAGAGTACATTGCCGAAACTCAAGTCCGAGTGAATCAATCCAAATTGGTCGGGACTTTTCCCAAACCGCTGTTCGACTTCCTGTAACTGTTCATGCAGCCTTCGTAGATACTCCTGAACGTCCTCTGGCAATTGCTTATAGGTAACAGCCTCCTCCCCAAATATATTATCGGTTCTTAGTACGCTGGTAGAATCGTAAAGCGGTCTATCTAGTTCAAAAGCAGGCGTCCAGTGTTGAGCGTGATGGTGGAGTTTGGCAACTAGTTGTCCAAGCCTATAAAAGTGATGCGGTGAACGGTGATCTTGAGGAAGTATCTGCCCCTCAAGCCAAGAGAGAACTGTCACCGGATAAGGCGCCGGCATCCCGATTTGCTCCCCTACCACAATCATTTTTCCATCGAGGGAACGTTGTGGTATCTGCACAGATACTGTTGTCTCGTGAACAAGTGCCTCAAGCCAAGCTAATTCTGACGCTACTGCTGTCCGTGACCTTGCCCTGTGAATCCGCACCAGAAATCGTCCACGATCGCAGTCCAGACGAAACGTCGTATTCACGAGATGCTGTAGAAGGGTGAGCCGGTACTGGTTAAAACCGAATTTTTCTAGCGCAGCGTCAGCAAGTTTACGCAATCGATAAACCTGCTCTTTCTCTGGTAAATCCTCAAAATTATTACCGTTCAGGACCATTTCTGTTTCTCTGTGCTGGCATTATCCTGCCACAAATTGACCACAAGATTTGATAATGTGAGGAAGTTCGCTTATTTCAATACATCTATAGTGAATCTTAGAATTAATGAGACACTCCAAACCGGTGCGGTTAGGAAACCGCACCTACCGGCCCCGATAAATCGGGATTGCTGCACAGAGGGGCGAAAGTGTCTATTTATTTTTAGAATTCACCATAATCCCCACCCTCAAGCAAAAATTCAGCAATTTGATTCTCAGGCCTTACACAAATTTAGCACACGGCGTGAGATTTTTTTTGGCTCATGTAAAAAGAGAATGCAAAATATGAAGTGAAGGGCCCCTTCGTCCCCCCTTAATCCCCCCACAAGCGGGGGGAGAGTAACCCCTGATAAATCGGGTTGCAAGTGTTTGTGGCTTTTGCTGCACTAATTCTTAACATGAGCGTTTTTTTAACCCCCTAAATCCCCCTTGTCAGGGGAACTTTGGAAGATCAGGGGGACTTATGCACCAACTACGTAAGTCCTATTCTATTATTTTTCATGATATGGTCCCGCGATTGCGATACTGCACAGATCCGGATGTAGATATTTCTGGGCAACAGCGTTCACTTGTGCACGGGTGATATTCCGGTAAATTGATTCATGCCGCTCAGGATAGCCGAGTCCCAACCCGTACAACTCTGCGGTTAGGAGCACTGCGGCGAGCCCCCTATTCGTTTCAAGGGTGAGCGCGAAATTTCCGACAATTAGGTTCTGCACATCTGAGAATTCTTCTTCTGTGATACCATCGGATTTCATCAATTCGATTTCGTGCAGGATGCTTTCAATGGCTTTATCCACGTTGGCGGGATTGACACCTGCACTCGCATGGAAAAGCCCTTCGCCGATTGATGGAGTGAATGAGCTCCAGACGCTGTATGCGAGACCTTGTACATCGCGCACACGACCAAATAGGCGGGCAATCCCTGCGCTTCCACCCAAGACAGCGTTCATGAGATTAATCGTGTAAAAGTCTGGATTCGTTCGGGTAATTCCTTTGTGCCCCAACTCGATATTTGCTTGCGACTTGTCCATCATCGGTTGGACTACAATTTGTTTTTCACCATATTCCACCGCTGGAATCATGAAGGGTGGTTTTTCGCCATTTACGCTCCAATCCCCGATTGCGGCGTCGATTTTTTCAATAATCGCCTGTGTCTTCACATCGCCGACAATCGCTAGGAGGAGCGAATCGGGTCGATAATAAGACGCATGGAAATCAACGAGTGCCTCCCTTTGAATGCCTTTGACCGATTCCTCCGTCCCTTGCACGCGCCAATGGTAAGGGTGTCCGTCGGGATAAACAGCCTCTCGAAGCAACCGATCTGCAACATCATCAGTTTCATCTTCCCACGCTTTCAGCCAGCTATAAACCTGACGCCTATGTTTTTCAATCTCTTCTTGCGGAAAGTTAGGAGCACGTAGGATGTCCTTAAGCACGTCAAGCACTCGATCAAAATCC
The sequence above is drawn from the Candidatus Poribacteria bacterium genome and encodes:
- a CDS encoding glycerophosphoryl diester phosphodiesterase; this encodes MILTGHRGAAKLEPENTLLSMQKAIDLGVDQIEIDVHLTSDQHLVVIHDTTVDRTTDGQGAIADFTLAEVKQLDAGKGERIPTLQEVMDLVRGKVILQIELKGPDTAGPVIQAVIQNDMENAVLLTSFIHERLREARQLNPNLRLGALWADPPPDACEQAIDMGAEAIHIQHLNIDPPLVQQAHAHGLKIRAWNPDTVEEIQRVIDLGVDAIGSNRPDLLIAVGRS
- a CDS encoding insulinase family protein — encoded protein: MNNHQPPPTRHVFDNGLTLLVQENHFNQTVAISGRLKAGSMYDRQGFYGLSDVVANMLTKGTENRTWEQIAEETESVGANIGVAASTETVSIEGRLLSKDFDRVLDVLKDILRAPNFPQEEIEKHRRQVYSWLKAWEDETDDVADRLLREAVYPDGHPYHWRVQGTEESVKGIQREALVDFHASYYRPDSLLLAIVGDVKTQAIIEKIDAAIGDWSVNGEKPPFMIPAVEYGEKQIVVQPMMDKSQANIELGHKGITRTNPDFYTINLMNAVLGGSAGIARLFGRVRDVQGLAYSVWSSFTPSIGEGLFHASAGVNPANVDKAIESILHEIELMKSDGITEEEFSDVQNLIVGNFALTLETNRGLAAVLLTAELYGLGLGYPERHESIYRNITRAQVNAVAQKYLHPDLCSIAIAGPYHEK
- a CDS encoding phosphotransferase is translated as MVLNGNNFEDLPEKEQVYRLRKLADAALEKFGFNQYRLTLLQHLVNTTFRLDCDRGRFLVRIHRARSRTAVASELAWLEALVHETTVSVQIPQRSLDGKMIVVGEQIGMPAPYPVTVLSWLEGQILPQDHRSPHHFYRLGQLVAKLHHHAQHWTPAFELDRPLYDSTSVLRTDNIFGEEAVTYKQLPEDVQEYLRRLHEQLQEVEQRFGKSPDQFGLIHSDLSFGNVLFTTEAVLPIDFDDCGFGYYLYDLAVILAGPWERPGFQQRCNALLHGYREICELPDEHLSLIPTLMAMRASSLGQWDRVKTLLHTSYVDL
- a CDS encoding redoxin domain-containing protein, whose amino-acid sequence is MPRKNKILNIGDKAPLFTLISVQRETVSLESYLGQQPVILAFFRGTW